A single window of Anaerocolumna chitinilytica DNA harbors:
- a CDS encoding amino acid permease encodes MEEKREKGLSASQLTMMAIGSVIGGSFFLGSSVAIHSAGPSIIISYILGGILVYFILFALSEMTANNPGAGSFKGFAAAAYGQGAGFITGWVYWTGMILAMSSEATAISILVKNWFPNISTTIVGTSIIVGVTLVNLLGASRLSKLESSLAGVKLITIVAFILMALLLILGLIKGTTTGGTVNYTRPAFLSEPFFANGFRGLAGSMLIIMFAYAGFEVVGLAASEARQPKVTVPKAIRKIVVLLLSLYIISVGVLLFLIPTNDIREDTSPMVAVLNRFGFGWAGTVLNIVLITAILSTMLASMFGLGRMIRSLADEGQAPGFLKDKKEVPYKGIVFSGICMLLGLFIGLLLPQVYLFLISAGGFSSLFTYAMIMASHIHFRKKHGKPEDKLRLAGFPYSSLFVLLCLIAAIACMPFIKGQGDGLIAGLAILGFYGISYFFMKLFQKARGEKKSSYRPEQRFQYEISKELSETDKESDNSANKNKKREDS; translated from the coding sequence ATGGAAGAAAAACGTGAAAAAGGCTTATCGGCCTCGCAGCTGACAATGATGGCCATCGGCTCAGTTATCGGAGGTTCCTTCTTTTTGGGATCTTCAGTAGCCATACACTCTGCCGGGCCTTCCATTATTATTTCTTATATATTAGGAGGAATTCTTGTCTATTTTATCTTATTTGCCCTTTCTGAAATGACTGCCAATAATCCGGGAGCCGGATCATTTAAAGGGTTTGCGGCAGCAGCTTATGGACAAGGAGCGGGTTTTATAACAGGCTGGGTATACTGGACAGGTATGATACTTGCAATGTCCAGTGAGGCAACTGCAATTTCTATTTTGGTAAAGAACTGGTTTCCGAATATTTCAACAACCATCGTCGGAACTTCCATTATAGTTGGAGTTACCCTGGTTAATTTATTGGGAGCCAGCAGACTGAGTAAGTTAGAGAGCAGCTTGGCTGGCGTAAAGCTTATAACGATTGTTGCCTTTATATTAATGGCACTGCTTTTAATACTTGGTTTGATAAAAGGTACTACGACAGGAGGAACAGTTAATTATACACGTCCGGCTTTTCTGTCTGAGCCGTTTTTTGCCAATGGCTTTCGTGGGCTTGCCGGCAGTATGTTAATCATCATGTTTGCCTATGCCGGCTTTGAAGTTGTAGGATTAGCAGCCTCAGAGGCAAGGCAGCCCAAGGTTACTGTTCCAAAAGCAATCCGTAAAATTGTAGTTCTGCTGCTCAGTCTTTATATTATATCAGTTGGAGTATTATTATTCCTGATTCCGACAAATGACATTCGTGAAGATACCAGTCCTATGGTGGCAGTCTTAAACCGCTTTGGATTTGGCTGGGCCGGGACGGTGTTGAATATTGTTTTGATCACTGCTATCCTGTCAACCATGCTGGCATCAATGTTTGGTTTGGGACGAATGATACGTTCCTTGGCGGATGAAGGCCAGGCACCCGGGTTTTTGAAGGATAAAAAGGAAGTACCCTATAAAGGAATTGTTTTTTCCGGTATATGTATGCTTCTGGGGCTGTTTATCGGGCTTTTGCTGCCTCAGGTTTATTTGTTTTTAATTAGTGCAGGCGGGTTTTCCTCCCTTTTTACCTATGCAATGATTATGGCTTCCCATATTCATTTCCGAAAAAAACATGGTAAACCGGAGGATAAGCTGAGGCTTGCCGGATTTCCTTATTCTTCTCTATTTGTACTGCTATGCCTGATTGCTGCCATTGCCTGTATGCCTTTTATCAAAGGACAGGGCGACGGATTAATTGCAGGGCTTGCCATCTTAGGCTTTTATGGAATTTCATATTTCTTTATGAAGTTGTTCCAAAAAGCAAGAGGGGAAAAGAAAAGCTCATATAGGCCAGAACAGAGGTTTCAATATGAAATATCAAAAGAATTATCTGAGACGGATAAGGAATCAGATAATTCAGCAAATAAGAATAAAAAACGTGAAGATTCTTAA
- a CDS encoding DUF5662 family protein has translation MKWLQHLKTINHHKGLVMKYCFKAGLYKQGLLHDMSKYSPVEFLVGAKYFQGNRSPNNAEREVKGYSSAWLHHKGRNKHHLEYWIDYSLNEGAPMAGMRMPVKFVIEMFCDRIAACRTYNKKAYKDSDPYIYFSTNKKHLLIHPDTEKLLDKLLLMLKEKGEEETFRYIKTLVFTKGYDVIREKD, from the coding sequence ATGAAATGGTTACAACATTTAAAGACAATTAATCATCATAAAGGTCTGGTTATGAAATACTGCTTTAAAGCCGGCTTATATAAACAAGGACTCTTGCATGATATGTCAAAATATAGTCCTGTGGAATTTCTTGTAGGTGCAAAATATTTTCAGGGAAATCGAAGTCCGAATAATGCTGAAAGAGAAGTCAAGGGTTACAGTTCGGCTTGGCTTCATCATAAGGGGAGAAACAAGCATCATCTGGAATACTGGATTGATTATAGCTTAAATGAAGGTGCTCCTATGGCGGGTATGCGGATGCCGGTTAAATTTGTGATAGAAATGTTTTGTGACAGGATTGCTGCCTGCAGAACTTACAACAAAAAAGCGTATAAAGACAGCGACCCGTATATTTACTTTAGTACAAATAAGAAACATTTACTCATTCACCCCGATACAGAAAAACTCCTGGATAAGCTTCTCCTTATGTTAAAGGAAAAAGGAGAAGAAGAAACCTTTCGTTACATTAAAACATTAGTTTTTACAAAGGGATATGACGTTATAAGAGAAAAAGATTAG
- a CDS encoding Ppx/GppA phosphatase family protein, whose product MLYAIVDLGSNTMRLCIYEQKDNSLKSIYEKKTMAGLVNYIKNERLSTAGINRTCTILEEYKQYAANFGLNAADLHVFATASLRNIVNTREVVDNIKSVTGLSIELLSGEEEATLDFMGAIKLFEGNNGALVDIGGGSTELVSFKDRQIQYATSMPVGSLNLYVNYVKKIIPKGEERDQIRNHVKEVLKSLELNKETIPCICGVGGTMRASAKLSNQIFGYPKDNITVKTSDIKEILEMIHNSKKQTIAPILQVIPDRIHTIIPGLIAVDTIAEFYGAEQIIVSKFGVREGYLYERIIKENVYAPSGK is encoded by the coding sequence ATGCTGTATGCAATTGTAGATTTAGGTTCCAATACTATGAGATTATGTATCTATGAGCAGAAAGACAATAGCCTGAAGTCAATCTATGAAAAGAAAACCATGGCCGGTCTTGTAAATTATATAAAGAACGAAAGACTGAGCACAGCCGGTATTAACAGAACTTGTACAATTCTGGAGGAATATAAGCAATATGCTGCTAATTTTGGCTTGAATGCGGCAGATTTACATGTTTTTGCAACTGCTTCCCTTCGAAATATTGTTAATACCCGTGAGGTTGTTGATAATATTAAATCCGTCACCGGACTGTCAATAGAACTGTTGTCCGGTGAAGAAGAGGCTACCCTAGATTTTATGGGTGCCATTAAATTATTTGAGGGAAACAACGGAGCCTTAGTGGATATTGGCGGCGGCAGTACTGAGCTGGTTTCTTTTAAGGACCGGCAGATACAATATGCAACCAGTATGCCGGTAGGTTCACTTAACTTGTATGTAAATTATGTCAAGAAGATTATACCCAAGGGTGAGGAGAGAGATCAAATCAGAAATCATGTAAAAGAGGTTCTGAAATCTCTGGAGCTTAATAAGGAGACGATACCCTGTATTTGCGGAGTCGGGGGAACTATGCGTGCTTCTGCCAAGTTAAGCAATCAGATATTTGGTTATCCCAAAGACAATATTACGGTAAAGACTTCAGATATCAAGGAAATCCTTGAGATGATTCACAATAGTAAGAAACAGACGATAGCTCCTATATTGCAGGTTATACCGGACCGAATTCACACCATAATACCGGGGCTAATTGCTGTTGATACCATAGCCGAATTCTATGGAGCCGAACAGATAATTGTCAGCAAATTTGGTGTTAGAGAAGGATATCTATACGAAAGAATAATAAAGGAGAATGTCTATGCCCCGTCCGGAAAATAA
- the ppk1 gene encoding polyphosphate kinase 1, which translates to MPRPENNFQNSFMQNRELSWLRFNRRVLEEAEEESVPLYERLKFISIFTSNLDEFFMIRVGSLTDLMFMDNNVDDKTGLTAKQQLELIFQAVVPLYKERDRIFHIVEDELKRFGIRHLDIKELKKSDKKQLDRIFEDEIAPILSPQVIDSRHPFPHLVNKGIYIICEFTGETTKFGLIPISQSLPAFYMLQGTESGYIMTEKIVLERVSDVFGMYKIECAAIISVTRNADISPEDENFDVDDDFRERMKKVIKKRSRLSPVRLEVQGHMTKGLSAFLLSKLHLSKEQVFTSEIPLVLSYVFDLHNHLPQTVMKQLSYPNFRPQFPACLSSGENITAQCKRKDILLFFPYDQMEPYLQLLRESAQDPTVISIKITIYRLSSNSRIIDYLCNAAENNKEVTVLMELKARFDEKNNIEWAERLEDAGCTVIYGFEGFKVHSKICLITRRDRNKVFYITQIGTGNYNEKTAKLYSDLSLITANQQIGQEANEFFKNMSIANLQGNYNNLFVAPYFFKNNIIALIDNETDKARRGEAASIIMKSNSLTDREIMEKLSEASNAGVEVKLIIRGICCLLPGIKGRTENIKVYSIVGRFLEHSRIYCFGTGKDAAIYISSADMMTRNTRRRVEIACPILDVDIRERLFHILEVMFSDTVKARVLNSEGMYQKLEGTVTPLDSQQSFIEEALKTESGRTVSKDYFMNFFKKIRISKK; encoded by the coding sequence ATGCCCCGTCCGGAAAATAATTTCCAGAATTCCTTTATGCAAAATAGGGAACTGTCATGGCTTCGTTTTAACCGCAGAGTGTTAGAGGAAGCGGAAGAGGAATCAGTACCTCTTTATGAACGCCTTAAATTTATATCTATATTCACAAGCAATCTCGATGAATTCTTTATGATAAGAGTCGGGAGCCTTACTGATCTTATGTTTATGGATAATAATGTAGATGATAAGACAGGTCTGACTGCTAAACAGCAATTAGAACTTATCTTCCAGGCAGTAGTGCCTTTGTATAAGGAAAGGGACCGGATTTTTCATATAGTAGAGGATGAATTAAAGCGTTTTGGAATTCGTCATCTGGATATCAAGGAACTGAAAAAAAGTGACAAAAAGCAGTTGGACAGAATTTTTGAAGATGAAATAGCGCCTATTCTTTCCCCTCAGGTCATTGATTCCAGACACCCGTTTCCGCATCTTGTCAATAAAGGAATCTATATTATCTGTGAGTTCACAGGAGAGACGACAAAATTTGGTTTAATACCAATATCACAGTCTCTTCCGGCATTTTATATGCTGCAGGGAACGGAATCCGGCTACATAATGACGGAAAAGATTGTCTTGGAGCGTGTTTCTGATGTTTTTGGAATGTACAAAATAGAATGTGCTGCCATTATATCGGTAACACGAAATGCAGATATCAGTCCGGAGGATGAGAACTTCGATGTTGACGATGATTTCAGGGAACGGATGAAGAAGGTTATTAAAAAGCGATCCAGGCTATCCCCTGTAAGACTGGAAGTCCAGGGACACATGACAAAGGGATTGAGTGCTTTTCTTCTTTCAAAGCTTCATTTATCCAAAGAGCAGGTTTTTACCAGTGAAATCCCTCTTGTATTAAGTTATGTTTTTGATTTGCATAACCATTTGCCGCAGACTGTAATGAAGCAGCTAAGTTACCCTAACTTCAGACCTCAGTTCCCGGCTTGTTTAAGCAGTGGGGAAAATATCACAGCTCAGTGTAAGCGAAAGGATATCTTACTTTTCTTTCCCTATGACCAAATGGAACCTTATCTGCAGCTGCTTCGGGAAAGTGCTCAGGACCCTACCGTAATATCCATAAAGATTACCATTTATCGCTTGTCCAGTAATTCCAGGATAATTGATTATTTATGCAATGCAGCAGAGAACAATAAAGAAGTCACAGTGCTCATGGAATTGAAGGCAAGGTTTGATGAAAAGAATAATATCGAATGGGCAGAGAGGTTAGAGGATGCCGGTTGTACGGTGATTTATGGTTTTGAGGGCTTTAAAGTTCACAGCAAGATCTGCCTGATAACAAGAAGAGACAGAAACAAAGTATTCTATATCACTCAGATTGGTACAGGAAACTATAATGAAAAGACTGCCAAGCTCTATTCAGACCTGTCTCTCATAACTGCTAACCAGCAAATCGGCCAGGAAGCAAATGAATTCTTTAAGAACATGTCTATTGCCAACCTTCAGGGAAACTATAACAACCTTTTTGTTGCCCCGTATTTTTTCAAAAATAATATAATAGCTTTGATTGATAATGAGACAGATAAGGCCAGAAGAGGAGAAGCAGCCAGTATTATTATGAAATCCAATTCTCTTACGGATAGAGAAATTATGGAGAAGCTCTCTGAAGCCTCCAATGCCGGTGTTGAGGTCAAACTTATAATAAGAGGTATCTGCTGTCTCCTTCCGGGAATTAAAGGAAGGACAGAAAATATAAAGGTCTATAGTATAGTAGGCAGATTTTTGGAACATTCCAGAATCTATTGCTTTGGTACAGGAAAGGATGCAGCAATCTATATCTCTTCAGCGGATATGATGACCAGAAACACCAGAAGAAGAGTAGAAATTGCCTGCCCTATTTTGGATGTGGATATCAGAGAAAGGCTCTTTCATATATTGGAGGTTATGTTTTCAGATACAGTAAAGGCAAGAGTCTTAAACAGCGAAGGAATGTATCAGAAACTGGAGGGGACCGTTACACCTTTGGATTCACAGCAGAGTTTTATTGAAGAGGCTTTAAAGACAGAAAGCGGAAGGACTGTATCAAAGGATTATTTTATGAACTTTTTTAAAAAGATTAGAATCAGCAAAAAGTAA